One window of Nostoc sp. C052 genomic DNA carries:
- a CDS encoding hybrid sensor histidine kinase/response regulator: MNPDPSNQEQAFLAEAAELLQTIEQNLIGLLDEKTIEKVHALMRSAHTIKGSAASVGQETIQTIAHHLEDVFQALYAPELEIDPELGALLLDAYECLRTPLSAALMGLSCNEAEILDRTASIFAQLQHKLGDFFGREAPLPSSEELGFDVVESIFSGSVLQDLQQLETDIQSQNPQQIQTTLNSQAEFFVELAASYGLSGLEEIAQATLNALKAHPDKVLQIAQAALENFKAAQTAVLAGDRIQGGEISPQLREWAEITTPVQELQGQPVAIATQPTQTTTTENQPSPLLSASEAESIWSFFPKRTDNSVAKAPEVLAPISQDSVVVPSAIDRILQSIWIGDPETSCRYSDSDRPASPPPPSLQAQSSASLPSIRVAIEQLDRLSHTIGELLISENQQNLQSNHIHKAAQDTLLQFLYCQQQLSKVFTWSDRHLLLPERKQRHIHGSPRSVPTTEAQSNFDALEMDNYSELHILLQNLTEDMVQLGERIEAVNGLVQQSRFSLGKRKQLLSGAQEDLLQARMVPLGTVLNRLPRLLQQMVATYHKPVELKLGGTKVLVDKAISEQLYDPLLHMIRNAFDHGIEPVETRRQQGKPETGTITIKAYHQGNRTTIEVRDDGRGFNWESIRQRAIEKHLLTSEQAAYASEDQLAELLFEPGFSTAKQIGELSGRGIGLDVVRTQLQALQGSIVVRSLSGQGTTFMLQLPLSLTTARLLVCQSQGITYGLLSEGVSQVLLPQPEQIQVQQSLHGQGSQKFWQWGEGQSLQLVPIRSLANLLDYKYPLFTQDHNLNLSPFPVKQRNTVEPLLLLETEHQYLCLQVDQILVEQELVIKSLGRVLTLPSYIQGYSVLGNGSLTLIVDPLELVRQTWETDMMPTSPASSLTTKLLPAPEPVLALEGQQSQLTTQPQQQPIEVNTAVAQPNRLTVLVVEDSVVQRQSLVQTLQKADYQVLQAGDGREAIAQLVQHSDVDLVICDIEMPRMNGFEFLEHHRQDERLSGIPVVMLTTRSGQKHRQLALALGAKAYLTKPYSEQNFLSAIAELVKG; the protein is encoded by the coding sequence ATGAACCCCGATCCCAGTAATCAAGAGCAGGCTTTTCTTGCGGAAGCGGCAGAGTTATTGCAAACCATTGAGCAGAATCTGATCGGTCTACTTGATGAAAAAACAATAGAAAAAGTTCATGCTTTGATGCGAAGCGCCCATACTATCAAAGGGAGTGCTGCCAGTGTTGGGCAAGAAACTATTCAGACAATTGCCCATCATTTGGAAGATGTATTCCAAGCGTTATACGCTCCAGAACTGGAAATCGATCCAGAATTAGGTGCTTTGCTTCTAGATGCTTATGAGTGCCTGCGAACTCCATTGAGTGCTGCCTTGATGGGCTTATCCTGCAATGAGGCAGAAATACTCGATCGCACTGCCTCAATCTTTGCCCAACTTCAGCATAAACTAGGCGACTTTTTTGGTCGTGAGGCTCCGCTTCCCAGTTCGGAAGAACTTGGCTTTGATGTCGTAGAGTCAATCTTTTCCGGGAGTGTACTCCAGGATTTGCAACAATTGGAAACTGACATCCAAAGCCAAAATCCGCAACAAATTCAAACAACACTCAACTCTCAAGCCGAATTTTTTGTCGAACTAGCAGCATCTTATGGCTTATCTGGATTGGAAGAAATTGCCCAGGCGACCCTAAACGCGCTCAAAGCGCATCCAGACAAAGTATTGCAAATCGCTCAGGCGGCTTTAGAAAATTTTAAAGCAGCTCAAACAGCAGTACTTGCAGGCGATCGCATTCAAGGAGGAGAGATATCTCCACAATTGCGAGAATGGGCAGAAATAACTACTCCTGTCCAAGAACTGCAAGGGCAGCCAGTTGCGATCGCTACCCAACCAACACAAACGACTACAACTGAGAATCAGCCATCCCCCCTCCTCAGTGCCAGCGAAGCGGAATCAATTTGGTCATTTTTCCCGAAGCGGACTGATAACTCCGTAGCGAAAGCACCGGAGGTACTTGCACCTATTTCTCAGGATTCGGTAGTAGTCCCCTCTGCCATAGATCGGATTTTACAGTCAATCTGGATTGGAGATCCAGAGACATCCTGCCGATACTCAGACTCAGATCGGCCAGCCTCTCCACCACCTCCAAGCCTCCAGGCTCAATCATCGGCATCACTTCCCAGTATCCGAGTCGCGATAGAACAACTCGATCGCCTCAGCCATACAATTGGGGAATTGCTAATCAGCGAAAATCAACAAAACCTGCAATCTAACCACATCCACAAAGCAGCTCAAGACACTCTACTACAGTTTTTGTACTGTCAACAACAACTTAGTAAAGTTTTTACTTGGTCGGATCGACATCTGCTGCTTCCTGAACGCAAGCAACGACATATACATGGCTCTCCACGCTCAGTTCCTACTACCGAGGCACAATCCAATTTTGATGCCTTAGAAATGGATAACTATAGCGAGTTGCACATTCTCCTGCAAAATCTTACAGAAGACATGGTGCAATTAGGAGAACGGATTGAGGCTGTTAATGGCTTAGTTCAGCAATCTCGCTTCAGCCTCGGAAAGCGCAAGCAACTGCTTTCAGGAGCGCAGGAAGATTTGCTGCAAGCCAGAATGGTTCCACTGGGAACAGTATTGAATCGATTACCCCGGCTGCTGCAACAGATGGTAGCAACTTATCATAAGCCTGTTGAACTCAAGCTTGGCGGTACGAAGGTACTGGTGGATAAAGCCATTTCTGAGCAGTTGTACGATCCCTTGCTGCACATGATTCGTAATGCTTTCGATCACGGCATTGAACCGGTAGAAACCCGCCGCCAGCAGGGTAAACCAGAAACCGGAACAATTACAATTAAAGCCTATCATCAAGGCAACCGCACTACTATTGAGGTACGGGATGATGGTCGAGGCTTTAACTGGGAATCCATTCGTCAGCGAGCTATAGAAAAACACCTGCTGACTTCCGAACAAGCCGCCTACGCCTCAGAAGACCAACTGGCAGAGTTATTATTTGAACCAGGCTTTTCTACCGCCAAGCAGATTGGTGAGTTATCTGGTCGTGGTATCGGCTTAGATGTTGTTCGCACTCAATTGCAAGCTTTACAAGGTTCGATTGTGGTGCGATCGCTTTCAGGGCAAGGAACCACCTTCATGCTGCAATTGCCCCTGAGCTTGACAACAGCACGCCTGCTCGTTTGTCAATCTCAAGGGATTACTTATGGCTTGCTGTCTGAAGGAGTTAGCCAGGTTTTATTACCGCAGCCAGAGCAGATTCAAGTCCAGCAATCTTTACACGGTCAAGGCAGCCAAAAATTCTGGCAGTGGGGAGAAGGGCAGAGTCTGCAACTAGTTCCCATCCGATCGCTTGCCAATTTGCTGGATTACAAATATCCTTTATTCACCCAAGACCACAATTTAAACCTAAGTCCTTTTCCAGTCAAACAACGGAACACCGTTGAACCTCTGCTGCTATTGGAAACAGAGCATCAATACCTGTGTTTGCAAGTCGATCAGATTTTAGTCGAACAGGAATTAGTAATTAAATCCCTCGGCAGAGTCCTGACTTTACCTAGTTACATCCAAGGCTACAGCGTGTTGGGAAATGGTAGTCTTACCCTAATCGTTGATCCGTTGGAGTTAGTTCGGCAAACCTGGGAGACAGATATGATGCCGACTTCCCCGGCATCAAGTCTTACAACTAAACTATTGCCTGCGCCTGAGCCTGTTCTTGCTCTAGAAGGGCAGCAATCCCAGCTAACTACGCAACCGCAGCAACAGCCAATAGAAGTCAATACAGCCGTTGCTCAACCTAACCGACTGACGGTGTTAGTCGTGGAAGATTCGGTTGTACAAAGACAAAGTTTGGTGCAGACGCTCCAGAAAGCCGATTATCAAGTGTTGCAAGCAGGCGATGGTCGAGAGGCGATCGCTCAATTGGTGCAACACAGTGATGTCGATCTAGTGATTTGTGACATTGAAATGCCGCGTATGAATGGATTTGAGTTTTTAGAACACCATCGCCAAGACGAGCGTTTGTCCGGGATTCCTGTGGTGATGCTGACTACTCGTAGCGGACAGAAGCACCGCCAATTAGCTTTAGCTCTAGGGGCGAAAGCTTACCTGACCAAACCCTATTCCGAACAGAACTTCCTGTCCGCGATCGCTGAATTGGTTAAAGGGTAA
- a CDS encoding SDR family oxidoreductase, translated as MVQDELKNKVALITGANKGLGLEMSRQLGQHGLTILIAARNLDAAKTAASNLENEGVIAHPVALDVTDSNQIESAVQQISNSFGRLDVLINNAGVFLDGDWLTSNASSISLDIIRQTFSTNFFGLVELTQRALPLILNSPSGRIVNMSSIEGSLTLHADPNSFIYDSKPFAYNASKAAVNSFTIHLAHELRNTPVKINSAHPGWVKTELGGEGAMMDIALGAKTGVELAILPNDGPSGGFFHLGEPVAW; from the coding sequence ATGGTGCAGGACGAACTAAAGAACAAAGTAGCTTTGATTACTGGTGCAAATAAAGGTCTGGGGCTGGAAATGAGTCGCCAACTCGGACAACATGGATTGACAATTCTGATAGCGGCCCGAAACTTAGATGCAGCTAAAACAGCAGCAAGTAACTTAGAGAATGAAGGAGTAATAGCTCACCCAGTTGCCCTGGATGTCACTGATAGTAATCAAATTGAATCTGCCGTTCAACAAATTAGTAACTCTTTTGGTAGGCTTGATGTATTGATCAATAACGCGGGTGTGTTTTTAGATGGTGACTGGTTAACCAGTAATGCTAGTTCTATCTCTCTAGACATTATTCGACAGACATTTAGCACCAACTTTTTTGGCTTAGTGGAATTAACTCAACGAGCATTGCCGTTAATATTGAATAGCCCTAGCGGTCGAATTGTGAATATGTCGAGTATTGAAGGCTCGTTAACACTTCATGCTGACCCCAATTCATTCATCTATGATTCCAAGCCATTTGCTTACAATGCTTCTAAGGCAGCAGTGAACTCATTCACGATTCATTTGGCTCATGAGTTACGCAATACTCCGGTGAAGATTAATAGCGCTCATCCGGGTTGGGTAAAAACGGAATTAGGTGGTGAAGGTGCAATGATGGACATTGCATTAGGTGCGAAAACTGGTGTTGAATTAGCGATATTGCCAAATGATGGCCCCAGTGGTGGGTTTTTCCATCTTGGTGAACCAGTAGCTTGGTAA
- a CDS encoding chemotaxis protein CheW, whose product MSTDFVPQPQNEDRFLEEAIDLLLFLEQELPNYTKDSNPGTALALMEAARSLYSIAIAAELDAIAIVAAALEEIFQLLHQYRATVNAPIASLLSEGLDCLQMLLMAFLTASQIDEVEILERMSAIVAHLQAEFGDRQQGVIPQETNLETSIEQPQEYQPVIQFGDRLVKVEASAEQVMVKDKESLDRELIDETSPQSGSLLQVETQELPINIGELANPKEYGEEDFHPWLGDFSQPTETSVASLVKSFPDRHPLSLQKSISTIVATTIPTATPINIQHLEQLNALVATLLTTYNQQACQEEEQQHTIGRLLRQVKRLQHLLDNLQEWSGRLAAISDTLSPLAASRSQQLYSTVQSVLAQASQVGSTVDSLNNNHHQLKQELIQQEKLLNHSSNLVKTVTTIPLKVALEPLHRLWSQLQALQDKSARLHLQISDIQVDRAFSDRLHALLLHISCYLLEQSIESGQTRQQLGKNSTGIIEIQVYQQGNQLIIDGCDDGAGLNLSQIYQQALAQGLTLTKPGDILQELVIEPEVSSVLCDRAALELGVELTEVCKQLTAIQGRIVLKSKAGHGTAFSLQIPLDQKIAQLIVCQANSRVYGFIADSVEQICLSQSEQIIQTQAGRMLFLQSSGRSSGFLGCDREDLTTEMLIPIHLLTDVLICPNQLPTSVTTYSTDTLNAFKQDKPLLVFSYLDKRCAIEVDCIIGKQSAAIHPLGEAIPVAAYIQGTSILANGQLSLVLDGHLLTKSLA is encoded by the coding sequence ATGAGTACCGATTTTGTCCCCCAACCGCAGAACGAAGATCGCTTTCTAGAAGAAGCCATCGATCTGTTGCTGTTCTTGGAGCAGGAGTTGCCTAACTATACAAAAGACAGTAACCCTGGTACAGCTTTGGCTCTCATGGAAGCTGCTCGCTCTCTGTATTCGATTGCCATAGCAGCTGAGTTAGATGCCATTGCCATAGTTGCGGCTGCACTAGAAGAGATTTTTCAGCTTTTACATCAGTATCGAGCAACTGTCAATGCCCCAATCGCCTCCCTGTTGTCGGAAGGATTAGATTGCCTACAGATGCTATTGATGGCATTTTTAACAGCCTCGCAAATTGACGAAGTAGAAATTCTAGAGCGGATGTCTGCCATTGTTGCTCATCTACAAGCAGAGTTTGGCGATCGCCAACAAGGCGTTATCCCCCAGGAAACAAACCTTGAGACATCCATAGAGCAACCGCAAGAATATCAACCAGTTATTCAGTTTGGCGATCGCTTGGTCAAGGTAGAAGCTTCTGCGGAACAAGTTATGGTTAAAGACAAGGAAAGTCTTGACAGGGAACTAATAGATGAAACTAGCCCCCAGTCAGGCAGCCTTCTTCAGGTAGAGACCCAGGAACTTCCCATCAATATAGGGGAACTAGCAAACCCGAAGGAGTATGGGGAAGAAGATTTTCATCCTTGGTTGGGGGATTTTTCCCAGCCTACTGAAACTTCTGTTGCATCCCTAGTTAAATCTTTTCCCGATCGCCATCCACTCTCTTTGCAAAAATCCATTTCTACCATTGTTGCAACAACTATTCCAACCGCCACACCCATCAATATTCAACATCTCGAACAACTAAACGCGCTAGTTGCAACATTATTAACTACATATAATCAGCAAGCCTGTCAAGAAGAAGAACAACAACATACAATCGGGCGGTTGCTCCGACAAGTTAAACGATTACAACACCTGCTAGATAATCTACAGGAATGGTCAGGACGTTTAGCAGCAATTTCAGATACCCTTTCTCCTCTAGCTGCTTCTCGCTCTCAGCAATTATACAGTACTGTGCAATCTGTTTTGGCCCAAGCGTCTCAGGTGGGATCAACTGTTGATTCGCTGAATAACAATCATCATCAACTCAAACAAGAACTTATACAGCAGGAAAAGTTGCTTAACCATTCTTCCAATTTAGTCAAAACAGTTACAACTATTCCTTTAAAAGTAGCCTTAGAACCGTTGCATCGGCTTTGGTCTCAGTTACAAGCTCTACAAGATAAGTCTGCTAGACTACATTTACAAATTAGCGATATCCAAGTCGATCGGGCATTTAGCGATCGCCTTCATGCTCTCCTGTTGCATATAAGTTGCTATTTACTAGAGCAAAGTATTGAGTCTGGCCAAACACGCCAACAGCTAGGTAAAAATAGCACCGGTATTATTGAAATTCAAGTTTACCAGCAGGGAAATCAACTGATTATTGATGGCTGTGATGATGGCGCAGGACTTAACTTATCTCAAATTTATCAACAAGCTTTAGCCCAAGGACTCACCCTGACAAAACCAGGGGATATCTTACAAGAACTGGTAATTGAACCAGAGGTTTCATCTGTTTTATGCGATCGTGCTGCCTTAGAGTTAGGAGTAGAATTAACTGAAGTTTGCAAGCAATTAACAGCTATTCAGGGAAGAATAGTATTGAAGTCTAAAGCTGGACATGGTACAGCCTTCTCGCTCCAAATTCCCCTCGATCAAAAAATTGCTCAACTTATTGTCTGTCAAGCTAACTCCAGAGTCTATGGATTTATTGCCGATTCTGTAGAGCAGATTTGTCTATCCCAGTCCGAACAAATTATCCAAACTCAAGCCGGACGCATGTTATTTTTGCAGTCTTCTGGCAGATCCAGTGGCTTCCTTGGTTGCGATCGTGAGGATCTAACAACAGAAATGCTCATCCCTATCCACTTATTGACTGATGTGCTGATTTGTCCTAACCAGCTTCCCACCTCAGTTACTACTTACAGCACAGATACACTAAATGCTTTCAAGCAGGATAAGCCTTTATTAGTATTTAGTTACTTAGACAAACGATGTGCTATAGAAGTAGATTGCATCATTGGCAAACAATCCGCTGCAATCCATCCTCTGGGGGAAGCAATTCCAGTTGCTGCTTATATCCAAGGAACTAGCATTCTTGCCAATGGCCAACTTAGCCTAGTTTTGGATGGTCATCTTCTCACAAAATCTCTAGCTTGA
- a CDS encoding metal-binding protein, whose product MPSGRTHDRITMYALPLVAGVTFWQTRSSSATLLVAGGFLFGGLMFGPDLDIYSVQFQRWGFLRWIWLPYQKSLRHRSFLSHGPIIGTILRILYLGCLLAILAIFVLAIAQRLWNLSFTWQDLGQTAGRSLVQYDTEYIALFLGLELGAMSHSLSDWGGSAYKRVRKQGVRGLLPSGKIKRRKVRGGSRRARVKK is encoded by the coding sequence ATGCCCTCTGGTCGGACGCACGATCGCATTACTATGTATGCTCTGCCATTGGTGGCGGGCGTTACTTTCTGGCAGACTCGCAGTAGCAGTGCGACTTTGTTGGTTGCAGGCGGGTTTCTCTTTGGTGGGCTGATGTTTGGCCCCGATTTGGATATTTACTCTGTGCAATTCCAACGCTGGGGTTTCTTGCGCTGGATTTGGCTACCTTATCAAAAAAGTCTGCGGCATCGTTCTTTTTTATCCCACGGGCCGATTATTGGCACGATTCTGCGGATACTTTATCTGGGGTGTTTGCTTGCTATTTTGGCAATTTTCGTTTTGGCGATCGCTCAAAGGTTATGGAATCTGAGTTTTACTTGGCAGGATTTGGGACAAACTGCGGGGCGATCGCTCGTGCAATACGATACTGAATATATCGCCCTGTTTTTGGGGTTGGAACTTGGTGCGATGAGTCATTCTCTTAGCGATTGGGGGGGATCGGCTTATAAGCGGGTAAGAAAACAGGGGGTTCGGGGGTTACTTCCTAGTGGCAAAATTAAGAGGCGGAAAGTGAGGGGTGGTAGTCGTCGGGCGAGAGTGAAGAAATAA
- a CDS encoding GAF domain-containing protein yields MANPLILLDAAKEFSVTIATLDPNSETQPVENEIQIEEILANVAVIKAVFQSAKGPKVAQLQHKVSQIEAFIQALAKDSPSDNDQNVRGAFQLQREQLAAIDRQMQQAKGQAELLEVIVTALRDVLNADRVLIYRFEEDNRSRAIAEAIQAGWTSLLNQSLPINVFVTKPNVGDGQHLLNNLTEVLELTPRQQQFWQRFQVQASLCLPLIVKQQPWGLLVIHHCLQPRQWQEAERSLLQQVGMMLTINLRWAEIVAPPAQQLSSPPQKADRSELLVPFQQVSQSVQAGARIAELAGEHLMSIQDTVAITNKQLQYLGEFCQQASGFVRLVEGLSTKIQVLSLNTAIEATKASEQERGLLAAAEQVEILARQARDSTLNIEEWFQELQVAAADVASAIEPCDRQISAGLESIAQIQEQFRAIADIAACTLKSIDLLQK; encoded by the coding sequence ATGGCAAACCCACTGATTTTACTTGATGCTGCCAAGGAGTTTTCTGTGACGATCGCAACCTTAGACCCTAATTCTGAAACCCAGCCTGTTGAAAATGAAATCCAGATAGAAGAAATTTTGGCTAATGTGGCTGTAATCAAAGCAGTCTTTCAATCTGCTAAGGGGCCAAAAGTCGCTCAATTGCAGCACAAGGTGAGTCAAATCGAAGCTTTTATCCAAGCTTTGGCTAAGGATTCACCCAGTGACAACGATCAAAATGTTCGAGGGGCTTTTCAACTCCAGCGAGAACAACTTGCGGCCATCGATCGGCAAATGCAACAGGCAAAAGGTCAAGCTGAACTTTTGGAGGTTATAGTCACCGCCCTTCGAGATGTTCTCAACGCCGATCGCGTCCTGATTTATCGTTTTGAGGAAGATAATCGCAGTCGAGCGATCGCTGAAGCAATACAAGCAGGTTGGACATCCTTGCTCAACCAATCCCTACCGATAAATGTATTTGTTACTAAACCCAATGTTGGCGACGGACAACACTTGCTCAACAACCTAACTGAAGTCTTAGAACTAACTCCCCGCCAACAGCAATTTTGGCAACGCTTTCAGGTGCAAGCTAGCCTGTGTTTGCCTTTGATTGTCAAACAACAGCCTTGGGGTTTGTTAGTTATTCATCATTGCCTTCAACCCCGACAATGGCAGGAAGCAGAGCGCAGTTTGCTGCAACAAGTAGGAATGATGTTGACAATTAACTTGCGCTGGGCTGAAATAGTAGCTCCACCTGCTCAACAACTGTCATCGCCTCCCCAAAAGGCTGATCGCTCTGAGTTACTAGTGCCATTTCAGCAGGTGAGCCAGTCCGTACAAGCAGGAGCAAGAATCGCCGAGCTTGCCGGCGAGCATTTAATGTCTATTCAAGATACTGTTGCTATTACTAATAAACAGCTGCAATACCTTGGTGAATTTTGCCAGCAAGCTTCTGGCTTTGTTCGCCTTGTGGAAGGCTTAAGTACCAAAATACAGGTTTTGTCTTTGAATACAGCCATCGAAGCCACAAAAGCTAGTGAGCAGGAACGAGGTTTGCTAGCTGCTGCCGAACAGGTGGAAATTCTCGCCCGTCAAGCCCGCGACAGCACCCTAAATATAGAGGAATGGTTCCAAGAACTACAGGTGGCAGCAGCAGACGTTGCTTCTGCTATCGAACCGTGCGATCGCCAAATTAGTGCGGGGTTGGAGTCAATCGCGCAAATCCAGGAGCAATTCAGAGCGATCGCCGACATCGCTGCTTGTACCCTCAAATCAATAGACCTCTTGCAAAAGTAA
- a CDS encoding four helix bundle protein, whose translation METFEDLKVWHKGIDLVKQIYLRTKEGELSKDFGLRDQLRRASVSIPTNIAEGFERYSRKEYLNFLNIAKGSAGEVRSLLRVALEVGYLDQPTYTQLSNQAIELSRMLSNQIQSINQLLK comes from the coding sequence ATTGAAACTTTTGAGGATTTAAAAGTATGGCACAAAGGTATTGACTTAGTTAAGCAAATATATTTAAGGACTAAGGAAGGTGAACTGAGTAAAGACTTTGGTTTAAGAGATCAGTTAAGACGTGCATCCGTATCAATACCTACAAATATTGCAGAAGGATTTGAACGATATTCTCGCAAAGAATACTTAAACTTTCTAAATATTGCTAAAGGGTCTGCTGGTGAAGTTCGCAGTCTTTTAAGAGTAGCGTTAGAAGTGGGCTATCTAGACCAACCAACTTATACACAACTTTCTAATCAAGCTATAGAGTTGAGCCGTATGCTATCTAATCAAATTCAATCTATAAATCAGTTATTAAAATAA
- a CDS encoding chemotaxis protein CheW, producing the protein MLNTPFPFKRLSGAVSERDSLRVVVFAIADYLFALPVGAVLKVMACPPISSTVESGIGMVDLGAQTITIVDLRQKFIQQIQGQQAHQVTSAVDTSRRFLLLTQTRTGEICGIPVDKPPALIDIPLSAVRPVPWSYRQVAELSCVSHMAVLPVAPNEEPLKVLLFGMSQILADKLGLPGTTPTLASGLTSGEQRQRFLRFPLGNQGSGLLPFDSIVDIIDLASQEISPAPALPSWILGFYNWQGQMLRLVDLEHLLGYAPLLKRQSRPEKPIILVLELQNQVVGFLVAHVYDVEWQDLQQAQSAPTDFSPNKLLNFVRGILPGDRWILDTRAIAQTLQWQTH; encoded by the coding sequence ATGCTTAACACTCCCTTTCCGTTTAAGCGATTATCTGGTGCTGTGAGCGAGCGCGATTCATTACGAGTCGTTGTTTTTGCGATCGCAGACTATTTATTTGCCCTGCCAGTTGGTGCAGTTCTCAAGGTGATGGCTTGTCCCCCGATTAGCAGTACGGTTGAAAGTGGTATCGGGATGGTTGATTTGGGAGCGCAAACGATCACAATTGTAGACTTGCGCCAGAAGTTCATTCAGCAAATACAAGGCCAACAGGCGCATCAAGTTACCTCTGCGGTTGACACTTCAAGGCGCTTCTTACTTCTGACTCAAACGCGGACTGGGGAAATTTGTGGCATTCCTGTGGACAAGCCCCCTGCTTTAATCGATATTCCTTTGTCAGCAGTGCGTCCGGTGCCGTGGTCTTATCGGCAAGTGGCAGAGTTAAGCTGTGTGAGCCACATGGCTGTTTTGCCTGTAGCACCAAACGAGGAACCACTCAAAGTACTTCTTTTTGGCATGAGCCAGATATTGGCTGATAAGTTGGGGTTGCCCGGAACAACCCCAACCTTGGCTTCTGGATTGACATCAGGCGAACAACGGCAAAGATTTCTCCGTTTTCCCTTGGGGAATCAAGGAAGTGGATTGCTACCATTTGACTCAATAGTGGACATTATTGATCTCGCTAGCCAAGAAATTTCTCCAGCCCCGGCCTTACCAAGTTGGATTTTAGGTTTCTATAATTGGCAAGGACAAATGCTGCGGCTGGTTGACTTGGAACATTTGCTTGGTTATGCGCCACTTTTGAAGCGGCAGTCACGACCAGAAAAGCCTATAATTCTAGTTCTCGAATTGCAAAATCAGGTAGTCGGGTTTTTGGTGGCTCATGTCTACGATGTAGAGTGGCAGGATTTACAGCAAGCACAATCAGCACCAACTGACTTTTCCCCAAACAAACTGCTAAATTTTGTTCGAGGTATTCTGCCAGGCGATCGCTGGATTTTAGACACCAGAGCGATCGCCCAAACATTGCAATGGCAAACCCACTGA
- the mazG gene encoding nucleoside triphosphate pyrophosphohydrolase produces MEKQDESLAALQELIEVVAKLREPDGGCPWDLAQTAETLTPFVIEEAYEVVDAIKSGDKGAIAEELGDLLLQVVLQAQIASESGQFSLKEIAQGISQKLIRRHPHVFGDVSVASVDEVRQNWEQIKAAEKGEASPEAQKFSAKLARYGRTLPPLTAAMKISEKAAAIGFEWENIQGVWDKFHEELGEFQQALAEETPERQEAELGDLLFAVIQLARWHNLDPSTALQGTNQRFVQRLEKMEAVVDRPLSDYSLNELEKLWQQAKAELAQEGS; encoded by the coding sequence ATGGAAAAGCAAGATGAGAGTTTGGCGGCGTTGCAGGAGTTGATTGAGGTAGTGGCGAAGTTGCGTGAGCCTGATGGTGGTTGTCCTTGGGATTTGGCGCAAACTGCCGAAACGTTGACGCCTTTTGTGATTGAGGAGGCTTATGAGGTGGTGGATGCGATTAAGAGTGGGGATAAAGGTGCGATCGCTGAGGAGTTAGGCGATTTATTATTACAGGTGGTATTACAAGCCCAAATCGCTAGCGAATCTGGGCAATTTTCTCTTAAGGAAATCGCTCAGGGAATTTCCCAAAAGTTGATTCGCCGTCATCCTCATGTGTTTGGTGATGTGTCGGTGGCCAGTGTGGATGAGGTGCGGCAAAATTGGGAACAAATTAAAGCTGCGGAAAAGGGCGAAGCATCTCCAGAGGCGCAAAAATTTAGTGCTAAACTCGCTCGTTATGGGCGTACTCTTCCCCCATTGACGGCGGCGATGAAGATTTCTGAAAAAGCTGCGGCGATCGGATTTGAATGGGAAAATATTCAAGGTGTCTGGGATAAGTTTCATGAGGAGTTGGGAGAGTTCCAACAGGCTTTAGCTGAGGAAACACCCGAACGGCAAGAAGCAGAATTAGGTGATTTACTATTTGCCGTGATTCAGCTAGCGCGTTGGCATAATCTTGACCCCAGCACCGCTTTACAAGGCACAAATCAGCGCTTTGTCCAACGATTAGAAAAAATGGAGGCGGTTGTTGACCGTCCCCTTTCTGATTACAGTTTGAATGAGTTAGAAAAATTGTGGCAGCAGGCAAAAGCTGAACTTGCTCAAGAAGGGAGCTGA